The stretch of DNA AGAGCCAAAGAAGCCTAAGCGCTCTGGAGAAATGTGTGCCTTCAACAAAGAGCTGGCTCACCTAGTAGCGATGTGCGACACCAACATGCCTTTCATTGGCCTCAGAACAGAGGTAAGTCTCAGACAGTGTGAAAACTTGAAAACATAAAGAATGGTGATCCAAGTCATGTGTTTTGTGCCTAATACCATCTGTCTCTATATTTGAGTAGCTGTCCAACATGGAGATCCCAAACCAGGGTGTCCAGGTGGAGGGAGATGGCAGCAGTCATGCAATACGTCTACTAAAGTAAGTAtacacaagcatgcacacacatgcatacatttaCTGTATACACACTTGATGAAAGccaaatgtgtaatgtgtactAGTATATTAGTAAATAGTATGATCATTGTATCGTTGTAACCATACAGTGTGATTATTTTGTCCTGCAGGATCCCTCCCTGTAAAGGTGTAGGAGAGGAGACTAGGAGAGCTTTAGAGAGATCCCTACTTGACTGCACCTTCCGACTGCAGGGCAGGAATAACAGGACCTGGGTGACTGAACTAGTGCTGGCCAACTGCCCTCTCAACAGCACACACAGCAAAGAGCAaggtacacagacacacagatgcagaaTATTCCAAGTACATCATTAAAGGTTTCTATGTATTTatcacatttattcatttatttgtttacctCGATATATTCAGAAAATTTCATTGAGATAAAAAATCTCATCCTATCAAAACCTGCAAGTTCACGATCTAAAAACAGTAAACTATCAAATTAATATTACCAGCGCATGCCCTATGATCTTGTTAGTGTAGCAAATTAAGcattaaacacattttgctaAAAACATCGTCATTGTGTTTCAAAGAATGTCTTGCATTACACATTTTGTGCTTTGATCAAAATATGGCCAGCATGTGAATATGGAAATGTCAGCATCTGCTTCATTGCTCAGTGTTTGAATAAACCCATCTGTCCACTCTGTCAGCCTCTACGCGGCACGTGTATTTGACCTATGAAAACCCTCTGTCGGAGCCAGTGGGTGGGCGGAAGGTTGTGGAGATGTTTCTTAATGACTGGAGTGCGATCAGTCAACTCTACCAGTGTGTCCTCAATTTCTCTCGTGCACTGCCAGGTACATGCATTGTCGTTCGTGTAAACGTGTGATTTTGGATGAAAATCAGTTCGTCGCTTTCCTGGCCTGTGTTCACTTTTgtactgaacaaaaaaaaaaacctgtaaaacCCAGAGACATTATCTCTAATAATTCAAGCATGTGTGTATAAAATAAAGTCAAGTAACAATGAGTGAAAGTTTACACTCATTAGTGTGACTCAGTGGTGAATTACTGCATTGCAAAAAACCATTCCTATCTAATCCAGCTGCGCATTGTAAATGTTTCCCCCCTTCAGAGATGCCATCCTCCCTGAGTCTGTTCTCAGAGGTTCGGCTGTATAACTACCGTAAGCTGGTGCTGTGCTACGGCACCACCAAGGGCAGCTCTGTCACCATTCAGTGGAACTCCAGCAGCCACCGTTTCCACCTAGCCCTGGGCACTGTGGGGCCCAATTCTGGCTGCTCCAACTGCCACAATATCATCCTCCATCAGCTACAGGAGATGTTCAACAAGTGTCCAAATGTGATGCAGCTGCTACAGGTAAACAAAGTTATGGCAATGTTTTGAAAATGCAGCCCAGATGTGCATGTACACTTGCTAGATCAGGATCAACTCATAATTTCAAGTGACTTTTAAggttaaatgtgtttacttaaccTTCATGTGTCAAAATTCTTGGTAAATGGGGCTTAATGTCAGTGGGCAATTCAATTATACTGCATGCTTTCCCTTCAATTTTCGAGTTCCGGAGTAATGTTTCTATTTATCATCTTCCTCAGGTGCTCTCTGACACACAGGCCCCTCTGAATGCAATCAACAAGCTACCTACAGTGCCCATGCTGGGCCTGACCCAGCGCACCAACACTGCCTACCAGTGCTTCTCCATCTTACCCCAGTCAGCCACACACATCCGCTTGGCGTTCCGAAACATGTACTGCATCGACATCTACTGCCGCAGCCGTGGTGTGGTAGCCATCAGAGATGGAGCCTACAGTCTTTTTGACAATACTAAGATTGTAGAGGGGTTCTACCCTGCTCCTGGACTGAAGGTATACCAGACTTAGTCAATTATCAGACACTGTCTAGAGTAAAAACAGATTCTTTTTGAAGTGAGGTTTCACTTGTCTGGAGTCTTGCCAGGAAGTCTCTGCGCCCAACAGGAAGTCTCCTGCATTTAATCTCCCAAGAATTGTTGTAATTGATTTATGGAATCagtcattttcaagcaaaaatgtcaaacatttgctggccTCTTAAATGACAGCTTTAATTTGATATTTATGAAAGGCAATGAAAAATGTGATGAGTGTTCCTCAAAAGAAGCAATAAGAAGACATCACTCTATAAATCTCAATTAAATATCAGTTCAAAAGTTATCGACAGATTAACTGTTCATAAGATAATTCCCAAGTTGTTCTCAGCCCTACTTTGGCCCACCTTGACTAGCTGTTTCCAGTCGTCACTCAAGTGTGAAaacctgaacaaacaaacacacacaaaactaaatTTAATACGGATAATAATTTTACTAACAATGACTTAAGTTTTTTTTGGTCCATCTTTTAACGACTAAGTTCCTAATTCTTTCCCTCTTATCTTTTCCTTGTGTAGACATTCCTGAACATGTTTGTAGACAGTAATCAGGATGCTCGCAGACGTTCTGTCAATGAAGATGATAACCCACCCTCGCCAGTGGGTGTAGACGTGATGGACAGTCTGATGATCCAACTGCAAGCTCAACAGCAGCCACAGACAATGAGAGGGGGTGCGGGAGGCGTCTATCCTCCTCTTACATCACCGCCCCCGAATTACCACGCTAATGTAACTCCCTCACCTTCCATGATGCCCACCCAGTCACCAGGTAACAGCAAGCTTGGTACCTGGTGTTTGTCCAAGTTTTTGTGAGTGAATGACATCCTGTATTGCTTGTGTCATCCAAGCTTGTCAAGCCTGCCATACAGGATATGAGCTACAGATCTTTGTTTTGGTCACATTGCTGTCATCAACCTCCCTGCTCACTTGGGTGTTTGTTGCAAAAGCCAAATGTGTAAATGTTACAGAATGAGGAAGAGCAAACCACGTGTGCCCATTTTAATTTCGTGAAACCATGAGATCAGTTGTGTTTCTCATGCAACATTCACACACCTCACAGCCATGAGGGAACAAAGCATGCATTTAGTCCTGCTCCTTCCATTCCTCTCCATCTCAGCCCCCCAGCCAGAGGCTGTAGCCCCTTCCGCCCtgcttagtgtgtgtgtgtgtgtgtgtgtgtgtgtgtgtgtgtgtgtgtgtgtgtgtgtgtgtgtgtgtgtgtgtgtgtgtgtgtgtgtgtgtgtgtgtgtaaggagaACCTGTCAACCCCAGAGTCTGAAGAGCTatttggtatgtgtgtgtgtgcacagggaACATCCATGCCTCTGGCTCCCCTAGTGGAGCTCTAAGGGCACCTTCTCCTTTCGGGCCCACCCCGTCTCCATCTTCTCTGGGCATAGCCATGGGCCAGACCAGCTTTGCCAGTCCCCACGGTAAGCAGCAGGGTGGCCCTAAATGCTGGCCTGGTGGTGATTCTGGTCTGCTGGGCAAGGGCTGGAATGGGCTGAACCAAAAATCTTCACTAGGCACTTAGCTGCAGACACTTGCAAGCATATAACAATGGCATTCAATTAGTGGGCACACAGTGGTGTATTCATTTGACTGTGTTGATTGTTGTACATCAAGCATTGTTTGGTTACTGATGGCTGTCTCTCCTTCACCCTAGGTGCTCTGGACCCCAGCTCTCCATATGCCATGGTGTCTCCaagcaacaggggccagtggcCAGGCTCACCCCAGGTCTCAGGGCCTTCTCCTGGGGCAAGGATCCATGGCATGTCCCCTGGCAACCCATCGCTGCACTCGCCTATCCCTGACCCTCATTCTCCACGTGCTGGGACCAGTAAGTTCTGCTATCAGTGGTGCCATGATTATAAATTccctcttgtttgtttttatcagttcattcattttttgtgacattttacacTTGAAGAAAGGAACCTGTCAGTACTCTCCCTGTCAGTGGACATGTATCACAAACTAGGTGACATAGTTTCTAGATAGTCCATTCTaaacttctctctctgtgtcttttgttCAGGTTCACAGGTCATGCCTACCAGTATGCCTCCCCCCCGCAAGCTACCTCAGCGCCCTTGGGCTGCCTCTATTCCTACCATCCTTACCCACAGTGCCCTGCATGTGCTTCTGCTCCCTTCACCCACTCCCTGCCTTGTGCCAGGCTTGGCAGGAAGCTACCTCTGCTCACCGCTTGAGCGATTTCTGGGTTCAGTCATCATGAGACGGCACCTACAGAGGATCATCCAGCAGGAGGCCAATGTAAGTTTCACACAAAATACTCAAAAAGTCCTAGTGTGTTATTGTCCTCTTACAATTACATGATGTCTTCCTAACTTCCACTACTCTGTCACCTCTGCTGCAGTTATCTATTGTAAACTCAAATGAGCCGGGGGTGATCATGTTCAAGACGGAAGTGCTCAAGTGCCGTGTTGCTCTCAACCCAAAGAACTACCAGACGCTGCAGCTCAAAGTCACTCCAGAAAACACAGGGCCCTGGTCCCAGGAGGAGCTTCAAGTGCTGGAGAAGTTCTTTGAGACGCGGGTTAGTATAAGTAGCATCCACTCAAAGCGTTATTGACAAACTattgacatgcacacacaaacacatttgaggCATTAGTACTGGCATGTTGAGACATGGGAACACCTTCCTGCACGTATGATATTCCATGAATGAATCTCCTATTTTCCTCTTTCAAGGTTGCTGGTCCTCCCTTCAAATACAACACTCTAAATGCCTTCACAAAGCTGCTGGGGGCACCCACTAACATCCTCAGGGACTGTGTGCGCATCATGAAGCTCGAACTGGTGAGTAGCCTTTTCTTTTATACGAGGGGTTGGTACATGTATTTAATCATGAATGTGTATGAGCCTCACATgtgaaacaataaatatttttacacaaaacatTGAATGCAACCTAGAAATGCGAAGCCACAATTTTAACCGCACTTTTCAAGcttaacaaacttaataaatacCTTACCAATTATTTTATTATGCTATAGCTGTAAAATAATAGTGGAAACATTGCGATACAGAACAAGTACACCATGCTCAGTTAAACCTTCCTTTCTCATTGCTGTAATTTGTGAGTTTGTGCTCGCATTacacatgcaaatgttttagttatggaaggggaaaaaaggaaggaCGGGTTAAACATCATTTAAGTCAATTTCTTTACCTTTATATAAGTAATTGTAATTACCACTGTGTTTTGCAATAAAAATGTGCCTTTCTTTGTAGTTCCCTGACCAGGCTGCACAGCTGAAGTGGAATGTCCAGTTCTGTCTTACCATCCCTCCCAGTGCTCCTCCCATCGCCCCTCCTGGAACCATCGCTGTGGTGCTCAAGTCCAAGATGCTCTTCTTTGTAAGTCTCAGCCAAACCTCACCATTAGCTCTTGCATACCAGAGTATCATCACGTTGAAACGCATAGAGAAACCTAACCCTATGTGTTTGGTCTCTTTTGCCTCACAGTTGCAGCTGACGCAGCGTATTCCAGTGCCACAGGAGCCGGTGAGCATTATTGTGCCCATTGTGTACGACATGGCCACTGGCCTCACTCAGCAGGCTGACATTCCCAGACAGCACAGCTCCTCTGGGGCAGCAGCTCTCATGGTCTCCAACATCCTAAAGAGGTTCAATGAACTACACCCTGCTAGACAGGGTAAGACTCACACTGAACAATTTACTGTGATGAAAAACTGGTATTACATTTACGACACTGAACCTGataatacagttttttttgcaAGGTTCCTTTTCTTACTCTTTgtgttctctctttctttcaggtgAGTGTACGATATTTGCATCTGTTCACGAGCTGATGGCCAACCTCACTCTGCCCCCCGGTGCCCGTCAGTAGAACAACAAAGCCAGAGCCGGTACTGGAATTTAACTGGAGTCCCTTttgagacagaggaggaggcggccaTCCCTGAGCTAAGAACAAAGGAGAGTTACATCTGTGGTCCTAAGATGTCAAAACCCAACATATGTGTGTCCTCTCTGCTTCAGCCACTGGACTATTGACCTGATGTATAATTGCTGTTGTGAAAGGGAGTAAAATGTACAGACAGTTGTGGACTTCGGTCTTTATTCTTGATAGAAGCTTACAAATAAGATTTGCCGTTACGGTATATCTTGGACATTTGGGACAATTGATGCAAAAGgatataaatgttatttttcctcGAGGTGCACTTGAAACAAAATTATCTATTGAAATTAAGGTTGTTTACGAAAATATGTACATTGTTGTATATTTGAGTTTTGAAAAGAATCAGGTGAGTTAGACTTTTGCTATAGAATTGTCTTcagttctgttttcctttttttttataacgcTGGACTATTATAGGATCGGGAGATATATTCCTTAGCACTATTTAAATGTCTTGCCTTTACTTCCtctgcatttttatttcaatcGTTCTCTTTGGATACTGTAAAACTGTGACAAACTTTATACGCCAGTTGTATTTTATTAAGACCCATTTTGAGTCCTTGCTGAGGATCTGAGACGTCCTGTCTGACTTTGCTATTTAATAAACCACGCCCAGAGTTGGTTTGTGCTTTGAGGATCTTCCACTGGcattacagaaataaatgtcCTGCTTACAACGTtgtactgaagtaaaagtacaagaAGAAGTGGAACAGATATACCAAACCTTCAAAAGCAAATATATAAagatgaatattattattagtattagtattagtattagtattattattatttcaccaCAAAATTTTAGCCTTCATGAATTTACTCTTCAACcctttttggcatttttcaGACTTCACGCAGCGCTACCTAAATTGCTTCCTCAACTCCATCCAGTGTTTACATTCAAAACTAAActgttttcagcatttttgttttctacagTATTTCCGACCATTTCAAGTGTAAATTTATTGGCACCAAGTGCAGttaaaaaccttttttatgTTGCATTACAGATTATGTTGGTGCGGTGTCATGTAAACATTGCTTCAGTGTTTAGCAGGTTGAGGAAGAGAGAATTTAGTCACAAGATTTAATTTGGGATATTAAATCAGTCACAATGCAATTGAATATAACAACGTATTGTGTTTCATACACTGGTCTTGCAACAATGATGTGATTTGTtaactgaaaatgagtttctaaAGTGATTAATCATTCGAGGGACTTTGCCtaaaaaatgttgatcattTCCCTCTACAACCTCCTTATCTGTGAGGATTTGCCTATTTTTATGCTGTTCTGTCATTGTAACTTAATATGTTAAGCATTTGGACAACTGGAAAGAAGCAACCTTGGGTTTTCAGAAATCCCGCTGCTTATTTTTCTATAAAATATCATATAGACCAGTACATAGACTAGGGTTGTTCAAAACCAGtatcacaaaaaacacaaatgcctAAAATGCTGGAATCAGCCTcagtggaaaacaaaaatatatacaccGATATATGCATTGATTCCATGTAATGTATCCATTCATTCATACCTTTATGACATGTAGTGGACTTTTTTATTGCACAAGGAGCCAGTATCCATAAAAGTACATATTTTACTCACCGGTCTCTAAACAGTAATCGTTATCAGCCGATACACACAGATTAGGTATCACAATCAGTATCGGGAAGAAAGGTACATCTGCAATTGAACGAACGATTTATGGagaaaatataatgaaaacaactgttagctgcagctgTACAAATCCAATAAAGTCGAGTAAAAGTACATTATATTTCCCTTTGAATGTTAGTGGAGTATAAGTGTGAAGTAGTATAAAATGAACATCCTTGAGCGAAGCACAAGCAGGCTGCCTGACAATTAAGTGAATGTATATAATCTCCAGCGCTCTCATCAGGTGTGCTTCTGGCTCTCAGTCTGTGGGGAACACTGCTGCATCCTCATCAAGTGATGCTGCGACGATCTTCATCCCTAAAACATGACATCATTCAGaaaggcgtgtgtgtgtgtgtggcgatggaggggagggggggctgTGAGGGGCGTTCAAGACTGCAAATCCAACACCGTGACTGCACGGCTGTAGTTGCAAAGGGCGTGGacattgtgtatttttcttttttcttattctttttttaaattacacgGGAGAAAAGGATGTAGTCTTCTTCACCTTGCGGCTGCGTGCGAGCGGCGTCACCTGCGAGGGAAACGACGAGTTACGTCGAGGGCGGGGGAAGCATCACGGCGGCTTTTATTCACCCTACCCGAACGTGTGGCACTCGAACGCACCCCCCCTCCTCTGCGATGGACAGTTCCGACcaaatgcaataaaataaacaaacagaccacTATCTATTGTCTCTGTCGCCTCAACTGGGCTGTTTGGCTTTGCTCTCCATGAGCTTCATATGGCTGTCAGCAGCGGGACGCATCTAGGAGGACAGTGAGATAATAAACCCGAGCCGGTTCACATCAAGAGATGGCAGTTAGCACATCTGATCCTCTCTGTCAGCCGTGCGCCTACCATGAAGCGTTCAAAGGTGAGTCCCAGCAACACACactcctgttttgtgttttttttaatttttatttcagCTCTTATTGAAATCTCTTCTGCTGTCGGTGTTAACCTGCATCTCGGGAGGAGTGCGCCCGGCAGGAAGACGCTGACCACTCCTCCGCCTCCATCCCTCCGCGGTAGGGTGGATGACATACGCGCGCCGTTTCATAGGCGGCTGtggtgtgcctgtgtgtttgtgtccgtcAAAGATGTGAAGGGAGGAAGGTGATGTAATGGGAGGCAGGCCTGCTGGTTTTCAGTTTGCTGTCTGTGTGCCCAGTGGAGCTACAGGTGAAGAGACCTCTGATGCCCGTCCAGCTGAGCCCGGAGCAGGTGGGTCTGGAGATGCTGTGCCTCTGTGGGCAGCTGGACCTCCTCATCAGGGCGCAGATGCAGCAGGTAGGGCTGACCTGAGGGACTCAGTGCCAACACTTTCACCGCTGCTGACCAAACTCACACATGTTTCCCTGCCACGTTTCTCCTCAGTTTTTTCGTCAGTTGCAGTCGAGCTGAAAAGTTAGATTCAAGTCAAAGTCCCATCAAAAAGTGATTGGGGCCATGTGCTTCTTCTCCATCAGCAAATAATTGGGCAATCTTGGAAGCACAGTATGCATCTATTAGAATTTAGTCAATCAGACTAAATGGGTGTGCTGCACATTAATTACAACAGCTAATGTGGGTCTTCCATCACCTTAAAGGGAGATGACAAGAAACAATGAGCCGATGCACATACTGATGTCCATCGAGCTGCAAATAGGAGCTTAAAGTGCACATcatctgtctctttgttttacAGCAGGTTTTCTTGAAATTGTTATTCCTGCAATTTATTTTACATCGTACTGCTTACATGGAAACCcactaaaaatgaaaaatcacagtcaaattaaaaaaaagtgaaggaaaCTTTTTTTACTTCCTGCCTTTAAttcaaaatgcttttaaaaatgtaggGTTCTACCAGCCAAGATCTGACTCCAGATAATTCACAGTTAGGCCAAAACTCACatactttctcttttttatatttttgttttttcattaaatcGTAAGCGACAGTCCTCTACACAAGAGCAAGTTGTGGGCTCTGCCTTCCTCAATGTGAGTCAAATTTCCTCTTTTCTGGTGTATTTGAATTTTGGATGTCAGTTTACTGAGGAGGTCGTTGGCAACTTAAACATGATCCATCTAAACATCCCAAGACTTATTAAGTGTTTAGAACTGTGTTGTCTGTCCTACTGTTGATTAAGCTCGCTTTGCATCGATGCTCCTCTTCTTGTCCTGTGGCATTATTTATAGTTTCTGTGTTACAGTTCCAGGAGCAGCTAGGACAAGGCTGTAGCCCAGAGGAGTCAGATACTTTCCAGGCCCaaggtcagtgtgacagcaTCAGTGTGTTCAGTTTGCCTTGGATAGCCTCCTGTGTGTCTGAAGTGTTCTGTGCCTTATTCTTAAAGGATCAGAGATTCTCGACCAGATGCTGCAGTGCCTTGAACATCTACCAAAGCCTATGCCACAGCTGGAGGTATTTCATCTGACAAGTAGTATTCACTTCAAATTCTTCCCTGGAAGCACTTGAAACAAGGAGGCTGTAATGTGACGTCACCGCTACATGCTGCACCAGAAACCATTCATTTGTATGTGTTTCCTCAGGACTATCTGGACATGGTGGGTCTATCAGCAATGTTTCCTCGGGTAGAGGTGTTCCTTATTCAAGGCAGCCCGGTGGACATGCTGGAGAGGCCGCCGATGGACGGTAAGAGGATGTTTGTCCCTTTCCAGGGGGAAGCATGTATTTAAGCATTTCAGTTATATgctaatttttttaaacaagattTCAAGCTagtatcattattttttattacacttGACAGTAACAGCTGCTTGTTGCTATGTAGATTGCGACTTTACTTGAAAACACAAGACTGGCTGAAAGAATATGATTCACTGTCATAGATAAAAGGCAAATCAATTGTTTAGAATATATTTAAAATTGGCTCCACATTGAATTTCAATTATGTTGTTCGTTTTGTAATATCAGTTAATACGTGTTAACAAGTGATTCATATGTAAATTTAAAACACTCACAGAGCCATTATACTGCATAATGACACTTCTGTACATATccttaaaggaacagtaaaCCCAGAAATGAAAAGTCAGTCATTATCTATTCACCCCCCTGCCAGTGTAAAGCCGGGTGACGTTTTgtcatccacaaaacatttctggagcttcacagcggtGCAATATTGTCTTAGACAGCTGAAATAGAAGGGGACTTGAAGAAACATCAAGCGGCTCCATACAGCACATCTgtaaccaacaaaccaacaaacaaaacgtTGACATGGTTGCTGTGCCTCTGAGCcgacagtacacagtataaatatacATCACACAGTATGAATAGAGACTGCAGCCTGTTATGCAGGTGTCTGATGAACATGTAACAGACAGAAAATCACagatgaaattcaaactttaatgttgtggcttaacaaaaagaaaatccagaaGTTTAATGTGTTCAACAGAAgctttgtttgtgtgaaaatgAACAATCAGGGTATCAGCAGGTGCACCACATCCTGACACGTCTAATGAGTGATAAAAACTGTGAGAATCACACAGGAACTGATCTCGCACAAACCACAAGACCAGACAGCTAAAGCAGACGCAGAACCAGCTGTCAGAAATTCTCCAGATATCAGCCCTCGGAGAAATGAAGTGATCATCCAGCAAAACTGTTTGCCGTCCGCAGCACAGGCAGCAGCTGAGATAATCCAGAGTAGCCTACTAACTGCTAAAGaaatcatttctttatttgaacCCACCCATGAATCAAGTTCATCACAGTCTAATTTCCAAGTAAACTATATTGACTAACTTTAATCATGTTAATGTCTGATTACACTTAAACTGCAGGTTTATCAATGGACACCCCGAGAAAATCTGTGTAGATATTGTTGGGTCCAGGAAATAAAATTAAACCTTGTAATTAATATCAGATGAGCTGCTGGTgggtgaagaaaaacatgtcattAAAGAATAAAACCTCACATAAGCTTCACTATAAGAAACGACACAAGTGCGTCCCTGCTAGGGTTATTACGCACGCGGGACATAAGTTTaactttattgattatttaaatctATCGACAAGTTTTAGTTCTAAGTTATTATTTAAACAATTATACATGAAGGCATTTGTTGGCATGAATTCATCCGACGTGTCTACAGCTGTTGAAGCCGCCTGACAGCTGATCCGGCCGTCATCAGCAACGGACGGTGCTTCTCACTTCCCGAACTCACGCCCGCGATTTATTCGTATTTCACGCGCCAGTTTTAGTCATCCGCGCGCgcgtttaaaaacaaacaaacaaacacttaatGGCGCCTCCCGGCCTCCGTAGGCGGAAGTTTCCATTAACATTTGATAAGATATTGTAAGAATGTGTTAAGTTTCACGTTTAAAACTTGATCATTTATACTAGAATGACgtgaaaaaatgtatattgttaCAGTATATTGTTACGATCTGCGGTAGATTAGGATCCTATAAA from Sparus aurata chromosome 9, fSpaAur1.1, whole genome shotgun sequence encodes:
- the LOC115588073 gene encoding uncharacterized protein LOC115588073 isoform X1, with protein sequence MAVSTSDPLCQPCAYHEAFKVELQVKRPLMPVQLSPEQVGLEMLCLCGQLDLLIRAQMQQRQSSTQEQVVGSAFLNFQEQLGQGCSPEESDTFQAQGSEILDQMLQCLEHLPKPMPQLEDYLDMVGLSAMFPRVEVFLIQGSPVDMLERPPMDDYFFHIAKLNQLLVLSQQLEEDIRHLGSHKYIAHQLSVIYQVISSFRGIQTFTEIKKDIEANFKQMKQCLVVEEGSRHEPQLAAQYINWILEITQSLTSAVLSLPEELTEDLHQAVTFMSQFLS
- the LOC115588073 gene encoding uncharacterized protein LOC115588073 isoform X2; its protein translation is MAVSTSDPLCQPCAYHEAFKVELQVKRPLMPVQLSPEQVGLEMLCLCGQLDLLIRAQMQQFQEQLGQGCSPEESDTFQAQGSEILDQMLQCLEHLPKPMPQLEDYLDMVGLSAMFPRVEVFLIQGSPVDMLERPPMDDYFFHIAKLNQLLVLSQQLEEDIRHLGSHKYIAHQLSVIYQVISSFRGIQTFTEIKKDIEANFKQMKQCLVVEEGSRHEPQLAAQYINWILEITQSLTSAVLSLPEELTEDLHQAVTFMSQFLS